From Aristaeella lactis, the proteins below share one genomic window:
- the whiA gene encoding DNA-binding protein WhiA, translated as MRTTDTRSFSAGVKEELIRLPMGKACCMLSEISALTQTSGHLSFRGGGWISVSYRLDNAGTARRLFQLLKKRLGAAPKLHFVQTRQLGGRRSCVLTLGTEDTRVLLNALHMAEEDENGMLHLKHTVPRHPMTRQCCRRAFLRGAFLGAGTMTNPEKGYHFEWKADDRLAETLEKLLEKCELPYHSYVRKGQKIIYLKDAQQVSDMLAIMGAGSSVLEMENIRIHKQLRAAATRAANCDEHNSEKMLDAGQKQAEAIRRISLARGLFTLPPALREVARLRVENPDMSLQELGEMMDPPVGKSGVNHRLRRLMEIARQVEEEYGEGGREE; from the coding sequence ATGCGCACAACGGATACGCGGAGCTTTTCCGCCGGGGTGAAGGAGGAACTGATCCGCCTCCCCATGGGGAAAGCCTGCTGCATGCTGAGTGAGATCTCGGCCCTGACCCAGACCTCGGGACATCTGTCCTTCCGGGGCGGCGGCTGGATCTCTGTCAGTTACAGACTGGATAACGCCGGCACGGCCAGGCGCTTGTTTCAGCTGCTGAAAAAGCGGCTCGGCGCGGCGCCGAAGCTGCACTTTGTCCAGACCCGGCAGCTGGGAGGCCGCCGGAGCTGTGTGCTGACCCTCGGCACGGAGGATACCCGTGTGCTGCTGAACGCCCTGCATATGGCGGAAGAAGACGAGAACGGCATGCTTCACCTGAAACATACCGTTCCGCGGCATCCTATGACCCGGCAGTGCTGCCGCCGCGCTTTCCTGCGCGGGGCCTTCCTGGGCGCGGGCACGATGACCAACCCGGAAAAGGGATATCACTTTGAGTGGAAGGCGGATGACCGCCTGGCGGAAACCCTGGAAAAACTGCTGGAGAAATGTGAACTGCCCTACCACAGCTACGTGCGCAAAGGGCAGAAGATCATTTACCTGAAGGATGCCCAGCAGGTATCCGATATGCTGGCCATCATGGGTGCGGGAAGCAGCGTGCTGGAGATGGAGAACATCCGGATCCACAAACAGCTGCGGGCCGCCGCGACCCGGGCCGCCAACTGCGACGAACATAACAGTGAAAAAATGCTGGACGCGGGCCAGAAACAGGCGGAGGCGATCCGCCGCATTTCCCTTGCCCGCGGCCTGTTTACCCTGCCACCCGCCCTGCGGGAAGTGGCAAGGCTTCGGGTGGAGAACCCGGATATGAGCCTGCAGGAACTGGGAGAGATGATGGATCCCCCGGTGGGCAAGAGCGGTGTGAACCACCGGCTCCGCCGCCTGATGGAGATTGCCCGGCAGGTTGAGGAAGAATACGGGGAAGGAGGACGGGAAGAATGA